The Lycorma delicatula isolate Av1 chromosome 2, ASM4794821v1, whole genome shotgun sequence DNA window AAAGGCGCAAcactaatgataaaaataacaactaaaagACAAAGAATCCCATTCAAAACAACAACCATAATGATGAGAATATGACAAAACAAATATAGAACAATCGGATAACATGATTAAGTTTACGTGTTTACTACAAACTGATCTACCCCAAATTGAAACtccaaaaattatttctcagcaAGTCTCAAGACTGAAAATTTCCTAGCAATGAAATGCCGTTAAAACAGTTTCCTGAAATTTGATGTAAACttcattaacttaattaataaccattgttcaaagtaaaaaaagtttatttattatacacagaattaaatgtaaataattcttttaaattctgaAGCTTTAAAAAACTGCTTGGCTCAATTGTTTCTTCCTTGAACAAAGATCCAGGAAATGAAATGTATCTGGAATTTTTTAGTTAACATTATACCTGcgacattatataatttttattcaataaatcccCTATCTCATCGCTCAGGTAgtatatttactttaaacaaaaatctgtATAACACCAGCTAAGTGAAGTATTCCATTTTCTGATCTGTTGAAAAGAAATCTGATGATCAGGTTCAATCACCTTGTGCAAAATTACCAATAAAACCACAACTGTTTAATGTTCTTTATAGTGATGTTCAATATGTGTTGACCATTAAAAACCAAGTCAGATGGAAATAGACAATCCACTACCTggtatgcaaatatatataaaaacaaacaaaaattcaactaCTTATGAATTAGTCTACAGTTACcagttagtaaattaatttttgcaaggCTTAAAAAGCCTTAActgaaaaggtttatttaaacagaatgaaaataacttatatattgaAGTATGGGGAATAAATACTGACAGATTGACATGACATGGACTATTATAACATTAGCTCCATAATTTTTAACtgctcttttaaatttttctttttttttgataaattagatGTATCATCTGTACCCACATTATTACTATGTATGTAGTCTTTATTAGCATTAAATTTACATTGCTGTATATTCTGTAAATACAATACAAATCTTGGCCAAGAACATGGACCACTTGAGCACAATGCAAATTTAACACAAAGAAATTACCCACAGATTCTTTACATAAAAGTTTCTTTTAGGTGAAAAGCTGATGACAGATTGAATGAGGAGATAAAGGTGGCTCAGTTTCATAAGATACTGCAAAGACTTGTCCCAAGGcacaaatatagttttaaattgacaaaaagcaagtttttaagttttaaatgccttttttcttatagtatttactttttggtaaaatattttattttaataaaattaactttttgcgttaactatttactattaataatttaactatcttataatttactattaaactaaaattattaattaataaataaatatataaaaaaaaaataataaaaaagtactttaccTTGCAACAACTAAATAACAACAACCTAAAGACATTAATGATATAGTGACATGGAATATTATAACAGTAGCTCCATAATCTTTAACTGctcttttaagtttttctttttttgataaattagatGTATCGTCTGTACCCACATTATTACAATAAAGTCTTAATAATTTAGAATCAGACTGTAAGCTCAGCAGAGAAGGAACTTTCACAGGGCTGCTTTCCAATCTAATCGAActagaaaaaaatctttgtcGGCTGAAATTGCTACATAATATTTCTATGtgattttcaattcttttgttaggatttttattgaaattatttactgaaaatgtagaatatttttgcTGATAAGTATTGTTCGCATTGTTATCTGCAAAACAGAATTTGATTACAATGTATCATTTTCAACATTATATGAACTGTAACAGaaagttattacaaaaatgttgtgAAGAATGAAgagaaattttctcaaaaaatattttgaaagaaagcaTATTCATGCTCTCTATTAAGATGAAAGCAATAAATACAATGATGTGTCATCTAATCTTGCCTAAAAGTTCAAAAACTGGAATATGTACATTCactacttcattattatttaaactaatggAATGAATCCAGAGGAGTTAGTGCTTATGGATAATTTCATTTCACAAGGTTTAATCTTCATTAGAATTGAAATATCAAATTAGAAATACTCAAATCTAAGTCTACTACATACCTCTAGTTAAGGTAGTCATACATCATGGTCTGATGTAAATGTGAGAATAATTtcacagaaagaaagaaatggagtTTGTAACTCCATTTCAAAGTGATATTCAAATACATCAAcacaaatattgaaattaatacgTATTTGATGAATAtggtcatttattattttaacaagctAATTAAATGACAATAACTAAAACAGTTTCACACAATAATTAGTTTTAGTTTCATGTAACACTTTGTTTTATTATAGTgactagtatttataaaaatctacagcAGATTCAGAGACAATGTCAGAGAATTAAACATATTAAGAcacttcattataaaaataaaattcagcagCTTGTTGCAAACTGTATttgtcaaattataaaaatattttattaagcactgattaaattttaatatatggatTGAAAGctattagaaacatttttattacatatgagAAACACAAAATGCAAAGTTATGGACAaccaaaaacaatatttcatgaaaagaatatttaaattgtatacttACACTAGCTGTTGGAATCTTTCTTGTGATTGTAACATGTGAAGCATCTGAAGCACAAATGGGACTAGTTAGAGTACCTTTCcctaagaataattatttagaacAGGTCATATAACACCTCCATTATTTGGACTTTGCACGCTCCAATGTAACAGTATAATCAATGAAGAAAGCAATAGGAAACTGTATGTTCCTTCTCACTTTGCCTAGTAAGCCTGGCCTAGGATCTTGTTATTCTGAGAATGAGAAGGCAATGCAATTGACAGATATAGCGTAAAGTAATGCGTCTCACAGGCCAAAACAAACTTCATTtacttagtaaattaattatatgatatagGAAACTAagcacattatatttttaattcttttccttATATGTCACTGTAAATGTTTAAATGTCCAACATGGCTGCTGAGGCAGGTATCAACTTATTTCTTCATGTTCAGTGTTTCTTAAAATTACTGCACTgatattaaaaatgctgttttcaatattttctttcaattcattTAAAGTATGTAGGCTTTTCTTGAAAACAGTACCTTTCACATgacttcataaatataaatctagTGAGGAGAGATCTGGGGACCACCTTGGTGCAGACTGCAAGAAATTAATTACATGGTCATTGAAAAATTCATGTAACAATGTCATTGTTGAATTGGCACCATGTGGCATCTAGTACCACCAACAATTTTACTCCTTAGTTTTAAATgaggttataacatttttaataatttctgaataatgtTCTACAGCTAATCTTTCTGTGAAAAAAATGGATCTAGCCACTCTTTGTTGTGAAATCACATATGAACTTTGTGAGAATGTAGTGGTTTAGTAAACAATCCTGATCAAAAATAAAGTCAGTTGAGAAAGTTTCCTGAATGTTTTTCCTGTACCTAGTGAATGTCATGGAAACTATCTTAAGACAATACTGACAGATGACTATTATGTTTTATGAATAACAAAACCTGAAATTAATGCGCATAGTTTTTGTGATACAGTacaccaaaagaaaaatatttaatttatttagtactttgcttttggaaaatagaaaaaaaacactgTCATTCAGAATATGACATACTTTTAAGTAATAGTCAATGATAAATAAATGGTGGTCTTGTGAAAATGGAATGCTTGTTGTACTGCAGCAAAACAATTGACATATAGAGGGGCCATGAGTCACATGACCTATGCATTTTGATCTTGTCAAAAtgcattcattttataaattcattttatatattttgttctactttacattaattaattaataatatatataattaatatctaattatataaatgtattagtCAAATAGCGAGGAAAATACACTAGTAAAAAAGAGAGTAcctatttcaacaaaataattagataaaagttttaaaggaTGATTAGGTTGGCTTTTCATACAAAGTCTTGCAATACTAAATGCCATACTTTATttcctgcaaaaaaaattaaaaaaattaaaaacatgaaaaaatttatataaaaacaagcaataaagtaatatgtgaaatattttaccGATGAAAGTAAAGCTTTAGactattaaaatgaaacttgGATGTGTCTaaacttctttaatatttctcATAAGTTATCATTCAGATACAATGAAATTACAATTAGTCATTAAGCTGCTAGATGTCTCTTATGAAACTACTATGACATgtgaaatatgtatgtaattctttttgatatattattttagaataaaatcgGAGTAGATAGGAGAGATAGCGACAGATGTATTTTTAGCTTTAACTGTGGCTTTCtataatgtttgtcttcaaaaaTTACTGCATGTTCCTACTGTTTTTTGAATTAGAGGCCTAGCTCTACAggtttgaagttttattttagtaattaaatgcAACTTACAGATTTGAGTATTATTGATAAGAAATATACAGactttatgaaaaaagttaaggttgctatgtaaattatttttttgcatgatatgtgtgtgtgggtgggtgcaTGTTCAATCACTTATTAGATCTCATCTACATGAAGTACTCAATATGGAGAAACTGCCATAGGTCCATACTTGTTTTTACTATGTGAAGGGAGAGTCTTCCATGAATATAGTAAAATCCTTGTAGTAATACAAAGTGCCATTCTGCTGACATCATTTTTGAAATTAGTGTAATTGCTAATTATCTGCTGAAGTTAAAACATTTGTTGTAATGATCACACAAAAAGAACACTGCTGCCATTTTGTCACTCCTCGgacaaaataacaaaagttaatcAGAACTGTATGATGTGTCATATCATACAGTTCTGATCCTCTCTCTTTCTGTTGTGCGTGAATGCTGTAATTTTATCAGCCACTGTAACATAACATACAAGTATAAAGTAGTGAGTTGTACAATCAACTTCTACTCCAGTACAATATACTATCCTCCAAGTTACAATGCAGAGCACAAAAAAGCATACTACTTTATTAATTCTAGGCAAATTACATCAATTGAGTTACCAGGTATCACTTCTACTTAATCCCAAGTCATAGAATTCTATCTAAGAACTAGTCACAACATTAATGTTAAATTGCCTTTGTAAAATAAACTTCTATCctgtaaataattacattttttttcatcgcAGCAACAGTGCTGGTCATATAGGTCAAGAACATTTAAACCTACGTTGGAGGAGCATGAAATCACTACTACTTTTTGGTCATGGTTCCAGACTATACTGCTCCACCAAATGATCAGCCATTCCTGCTGCTAATTTGTTGACctgattaatattgaaaaattattgcgCAAAAGAAATTACACTGAAAATTCacactaatatataatataatatgatatcACATAGAACCAATGATTAAGTTAGAACGCCCACCAAAATCAGGATAATGTcatataatattatcatataatattattatataatattatcatataatatataaatatattttataaaacattcttttCTATTGcactgatttattataatttaatcaataataaataaaataggatgtaTTCACcaaacttcaggtactgattcaagacaccaaaatgagaaaaaagtcaTATTGACATAAGTCCTATTCTACTTTGATTTCCTTATGGATGccgttttgtgattttcaacaaaaaaattatttctcgggAACAGGTAAACCTagtttaaatttggcaaatcttagcctagtgtcttattctacaaaataaaaaattttgaaaatgacaaaatggtggccatcttGGCAATAAGTTAACTGTTTGATATAGGATTTACTgttaagtaatgaataaatatatttaaaattaatacaaaagattGGATGATCACTTTTATTCTAACAAGAATTTTTACTGTATTGACTTAAGACAACTTTAAACATAATACTTTGCTGATACTTATTTGAACATATCAGATGGATACGGGTTATAAGTcggaatgtgtaaatgtaatttatataccatgttgattttataaaaaaaattttatttatttaactgtaattaaaatatttacatcaaacAATATTAAGTGAAAATGACCTATTATCATCAAACAGAAACAAttgtataatctataaaatagttACTGTTTAACTGATGAAGAACGTTACCCAATACTCCTCCCCCTGTGTTCATTATCCACAAGCTTGTGAGAAtgttactgataaataacaattaaaagctatttaatttataaaaactatcagtgtattgtaatttcttcagaggaacAGTTTGGCCAGCATGAAACTTTGAGTCACCTTATGCATGTGGGATTCAGAATAGTTGAGCCCatccttaaaaataatagttataggtAGTTATCTGTTCTTTAtacaggaaaaaagtattttgcacagATCATAATGCTACCTGACAAACACCATGAGGAGGTGACAgtactttgtttctcattttttatttatattttttttttacgttctttaGTCAAGTACCCGTAAGCAGGTGCAGCCAGTGGCACCACAcgcacagtaacagtggcagtgttGGTTGGGTCAACATGCCACACATCGTTGCAATTTTAAAGAAAGGTGTACGgcactactttttttaataactgaaagaaatcttttttaaaaaaatttaatttcaaatactgcaacTGGTCTCGAATTCAATTTCACCAACAGTTTtgccatagtaaagttgaatatcggcaaggaacataatccggttgttatcGCAAGCTATTAAAACAGTCATCTTGAAATGAAGAAACATTTGTAAATGCAATAGTAATgtgttctttccaggtataaagACTAAGATTTCAGCTCATTCAGTTAAGTAGGTTTTGCGTGAACGAATAACAGATTCATAGGCACCATCacaagattttaatatatataaatatatatctactgCAGGAGGTTTCTGCTAAATACTAAAGAAGTATTTCATAgcttaaaataatgacaaaaaaaatttctttatttgaatgtGTAGATGTGTCTGGCTAgtgctttttttattaagttataactaGTCAAACATATTtccttagaaaaataattacagagaCCTAACTTTTAGTGCAATTTATAAggctaaatttatgatttttgaaataattttaaaaacttaaaaaaaaaaaattgactaaaacattacttgaatttttatcatgtttttaatataatctttaagaaataattaacccACTTAAAAGATTTCCcccatttattgaaaataaaattctaatacttTTACATTATCAATATTAATCTATCAATAAggcttaaataatataattaaaaaaattggatcctgcaattttttttttgtgttcaaatttatttgctgaaataatacctattattaagtaaatctttttatattaatttaatattttaaaatatattaaattaaatattttaaatattcattatttttaggtATTAATTCAGGCTTAAaccacttttgttttttaaacttaaaccacaattattttttttaataattagtgtcTTTTGGTACTGCTCTTATGATGATTTCCCTTGAGCTGTCCAGGCAAATGTCTTGGACAGTAActtcttatttatttgatatagcACACTGACCGAATATGATACCTAGAATCATATCAGATTTCTAActtgatctatataatgtatattacatactgatctaaataaagtatttattcaatttatgtttatgtattttctGCTTCTGTAGATTCTACATGGTATGCTAGAcaatttattgcatttaattcTTTGGTATAGGCAGGGAAGAATATGTGTATTAGGATGTGAAACACATTTGAGATTTATGATTGGTGGGATGAAGTGAAATGTACTGTAGATGAGTAATAGAGTTGTAATGAGTTTTCTTGGATTTTAAAGGTaagcttaaatttattttggatatGGTAAGACCAAGGAGTTAAATGGCTTCTATTACTATCAAAGTTATATAACAGATATAAAGTTAGTGCGTCACAAAGGCTGAGAACAACAGAAATACATTCTTATAATTTGATCAAATATGGGATAGAATATTACCAAGTGAAACAACAATAATCTGAAATTGCACATTATAGCCTTGTGTAATTCAATTGCATTCAGAGATTTACTTCACATTAGGCAATAAaatggagaaaatatttttaatttgattacattaacttaaaaatttaatagtggtTAGCAATTTAAATTCTAGGTTCTTTCAAGTCTTGATGTAATCTGATGTGCTAACTCACTCTCAGCTGCTACAATCAaacttaaatcattaaaatttacaaggaagtacatgaaaatacataaattttttgcaatttttaattatattacactcCTTACACGTTacaatttaaatagttttgaaaagGTCAACTGACAAATACAACTACTTACATTTCAAATCAGACAAGTTATGTAAAAGTTAATACCTGTTTATTATAGTGATACCATTCAAcgaataattatgtatttaaaagagCATACTTGAAGGTgtgactatattaaaaaaaagacaaagaaagttttgttcttaattttaaatcattacctAGCATGATTTCTCCCAAggagtaataaaaatgtatcatttaccTAAACTCACTATATATTATACACCTACCTTACCCTGTTTTATCAGCTGACTGACTGATATAAATGGTTCCAGCAATTTCAATGCTGATAAATTCTTACAGTAGAGATAAATTTCTttaatcagtgatttttttttttacgttttcttcaGGGCAAAAATCGACACAATTATCAATCAACAGGTAACTTAaacactcaataaaaaaaatatttataatttcaatgaaaaataatagtttcagTAACAAAAACCACGGTGTAAGTTTTAAGTTCGCAGTAAGCAAATCGTAAGTGGTAAGGATATAAcactaagattattttaatttggttgaAGAAAGGTGTGATCCTGAGACCGCTATTTCTTACAAAGCGGCTGATTATGTGTCTGGCATTTAAAAGTTGTTAAGATTAGTAAAACTACGTATAacaggaagaaaataattttgagatagtcaaaattaacaaaactttattgtacaaaaaataccCACCGTGTAATTCTATAAAAAGATTTCTCTGCTAAAGGGTGCCCGCTGCATACAGAACACCATAACCATTAGGTATATTcaaatgaaaacacaaaaaaaccgCACAGCACTCATAAATTACAAGCAGAAATACAATGTTATTGTAGGATGCGCTACTAGGAAAACACTGATGCTGACAGTCAGCAAACTCAATGACATTTACATACTACGTTGAAGTTATTGTATTATATCCTTCTGTTATATaattgcttttacaaaaattaaatcctgaaaaactaattttaaaaaaatagttgttaaaaatcagtctaagataaattaaaatcaaatacagaTATTAATCACGttggaaattttgaaagtaatccAAAAGTTAAGcggcaaattattattataatatgaaatttttattatacgtttttagttatattaaactAATTGGATGAATGTATGAAACTTTAATTCTCTGTATGTTATTTCTGCTAAAAGGGAATTTTGCAACTAAACAGCTGATGCTTCAATACagttttacttattcttttattttacaaatgcaACTTACTGTTTGTTATGTTTCTAGGTTAAGATAGTTGCACAACTTTAGTAATTTTTAGGTTAGAAGTTATTTGTTGAGGATGTTACCGTTAAAACGAGTTATGGTTTCTAGAAACCAAAAATTGTATATGATGGTTTTTAGATCTTTGAGTGACAAGCCGGAAGTAAAAGGTacgacttttttaaaaaatatatctaatacgTCAGCTCAAGTCTGGCAAAGACTCAAATTCTTTTTAACTAGCTTTAAAGTGTCgatgatttctataaaaaaatgatcaatacTAGTTTTTTAAGAAGTTTCAGCTAATTACTACCAAGTATTAACACTTTGTACCAACAAAGTGTTAAAACTTAAGTTCAAAACcatcttaaatttttatcattattaataaaaacatgattATATTTATCCATAGTCTGTTCGGTTAAGTGAATTTCATTCCTTTAGTtgtgttgtttattattgtctgAAGATGTTGAAATGTAAACTTTCTTTTTGACATAGCGTTGAGTCCATACAAGTTTATGCCTACACTGACATCCTTCACCGGTTTGACAGTTCAGAGATGGAAGCCAAAAAGTTAACGGTCGCGTGAGAGGACACACTGATAGAATGACgcaattattcaaatttaatttaaatgtggcTCTCACGCATCGTATGTAACGGGTTACGTTACGAATTTTCGTTTAAATTCGGATAAAAAGCAGTTCTGAATGAAACGTTATTGGACATTCTAAAGaaggaattataaatttttcagtttttgaaacaaTTCCTCTTTTAAATACTTCATTATCTTCCATGATAGTATTCAtactattttgaatataattattagagCCCTccccaaaaaatacattaaatattaatatttgtaatgtcAGCACTAAGTTTCTTATCTTAACAAGTTTTGAATCCTTCCTGAAAAACTAACAACTAAATTATAtagcattaaaattttctttaaatgcataagaaataaaatcaaagaagttgaaataaaacttttctttccaAGTAATGGgattttgaatgtttttcaaGAACTGACTGACTACTACAGAAGCCATTGCTGACCTAGCCATTTCAAGCTTTTCTTAGAACTGTGTATAAAACCAGGGGAAGtatcaatttttgttaaagactacctctttaataaagtttaaagttaCTGCATATTTATGGAAGAAACTGATTCTAAATGCTATGCCCTTGAATGCCTTAGGCCAGAGTTGCCAGATTTTAGTTTTACGTGTTTCTGTTGTGTTTTACGTTGCACGTGATTATTTTCCCCGTAGAATGATttcttctgttttaaataaatcaaagaaatgaTAGTCTTGGaccctttaaaaatatttttataagttaatgtgaaaaaaaaaagtttaattaaaggaACTGACTTTTCAGTTCTGCAACTACGCAATCCAATGATGTAAcataaaattctgagaaaatacaGCATGTTACATTCTTATCTTCTTTCTAAGTGACACCCCAACCTTATGTTTAGAATAGTTTGGTGTTAGCATAGCCTTCTTCTGTCAACATCAACTGATCATATTGCAGTTTTGATCAGTCACAATATACCGCtttctcaataataaaatattgtgtcaGAAGATGCTTCTTTTCAGTGCTGTTGCTTTTTGTATTGTAACAATATTGGGGAACctgcttctttcttatttgtCGATTATTGATAGTGCTTAACAGTTTTACTTTACCATGTAATTAAGcatccattatataaaaatactctcAGCTATTCTCAAATATACTCTGTAAGCTGATGTAACAGATGTTATTATAGcctattaataatatacttacaCCTAGATGAATTTGAATTCTGTTCCAAATCCTAATCAGTCCAACATGTGTGAcaccaaaaaataacaaaaaactgcagtatcaacatttatttaaagaaatgggAGGAAACTTTCAAATGATTAACACTAGTACCTATGGATAATTATGCC harbors:
- the LOC142318884 gene encoding protein FAM210B, mitochondrial-like isoform X2 — protein: MLHMLQSQERFQQLVSIRLESSPVKVPSLLSLQSDSKLLRLYCNNVGTDDTSNLSKKEKLKRAVKDYGATVIIFHVTISLMSLGCCYLVVASGLDVGAVISSAGLGGSSEIANEAGLFVIAYAIHKVFAPVRISITLAATPFIVRYLRKINVLKTPRSKGV
- the LOC142318884 gene encoding protein FAM210B, mitochondrial-like isoform X1, yielding MAFSIARLCMKSQPNHPLKLLSNYFVEIDNNANNTYQQKYSTFSVNNFNKNPNKRIENHIEILCSNFSRQRFFSSSIRLESSPVKVPSLLSLQSDSKLLRLYCNNVGTDDTSNLSKKEKLKRAVKDYGATVIIFHVTISLMSLGCCYLVVASGLDVGAVISSAGLGGSSEIANEAGLFVIAYAIHKVFAPVRISITLAATPFIVRYLRKINVLKTPRSKGV